From a single Synergistota bacterium genomic region:
- a CDS encoding MotA/TolQ/ExbB proton channel family protein → MEWFNKGGLLMYPILLCSIFAFAIFLERFFLLINKKKTIGAFKKELESLVKEKPFNVKELKEILDILIEVEVKRLSRGIGALALIARVSTLLGLLGTVLGMIEVFKKIAEGKLGDPEALASGIWVALLTTVFGLSVAIPSVFMHGILSSLVSRKEEEFTKLGEEILKDYPKNER, encoded by the coding sequence ATGGAATGGTTTAACAAAGGTGGGCTTTTAATGTATCCTATTCTCTTATGCTCCATCTTTGCATTTGCTATATTCTTAGAAAGATTTTTCCTTTTAATAAACAAAAAGAAAACAATAGGAGCCTTTAAAAAGGAATTAGAAAGTTTGGTTAAAGAAAAACCTTTTAATGTGAAAGAGCTAAAAGAGATTCTAGATATATTGATAGAGGTAGAAGTTAAAAGATTATCCAGAGGCATAGGTGCTCTAGCTCTAATAGCAAGAGTTAGCACTTTACTTGGCCTTCTTGGAACAGTTTTAGGAATGATTGAGGTTTTTAAAAAGATAGCTGAGGGGAAGCTTGGCGACCCCGAAGCTTTGGCTAGTGGCATATGGGTTGCCCTTTTGACTACCGTATTTGGCTTATCTGTTGCTATCCCGTCAGTATTCATGCATGGTATTCTCTCTTCTTTGGTTTCTAGGAAAGAGGAAGAATTTACAAAATTGGGAGAGGAAATTCTAAAGGACTATCCTAAAAATGAAAGGTAG
- a CDS encoding ABC transporter substrate-binding protein, with amino-acid sequence MKGRLIVILIIFFCLKTSILWGITIEGPFSYRINLDTPVKRIVSLSPAITETLFAIGAGTKIVGATIFDNYPEKAKLIPRVGDFSNPNLEKILQLKPDLVIGIVNIHEKLLIKLLNLGIPCYAFKLYTSLEELYLSIDILGKFTGMEKEAKELIRNIKDEFKILSEKSKKLEKRPRVFLAIWDSPLTTVSKKSYINELIEIAGGENIVSETDVFFPIYSLEKLIKISPDIIIVAEGEGSMGVSKERLLKVLDGKGLEAVKKGNVFEINGDIIFRLSPRVLEGARTLYEIFKKWSEKEE; translated from the coding sequence ATGAAAGGTAGACTAATTGTCATCCTTATCATATTTTTCTGTCTAAAAACCTCTATATTATGGGGAATCACTATCGAAGGACCATTCAGCTATAGAATAAATCTTGACACTCCTGTAAAAAGAATTGTCTCTCTTTCTCCAGCTATAACAGAAACTTTATTCGCAATAGGAGCCGGAACTAAAATAGTGGGAGCCACTATTTTTGATAACTACCCTGAAAAAGCAAAATTAATACCGCGAGTTGGTGATTTTTCTAACCCAAACTTAGAAAAAATACTTCAACTGAAACCGGACCTTGTTATAGGTATAGTTAACATACACGAAAAACTTCTGATAAAGCTCCTGAATTTAGGCATACCATGTTATGCTTTTAAACTATATACTTCTTTAGAAGAGCTTTACTTATCCATAGACATCTTAGGTAAGTTTACTGGCATGGAAAAGGAAGCAAAAGAGTTAATCAGAAATATAAAAGATGAGTTTAAAATCTTATCAGAGAAAAGCAAGAAACTAGAAAAACGACCACGGGTCTTTCTCGCTATATGGGATTCACCTCTTACCACAGTAAGTAAAAAAAGCTATATTAACGAACTTATCGAGATTGCGGGTGGAGAAAATATAGTTTCTGAAACAGATGTTTTCTTTCCTATTTATAGCTTAGAAAAACTTATCAAAATCTCTCCTGATATAATAATAGTTGCAGAAGGAGAAGGAAGCATGGGAGTAAGTAAGGAACGACTACTTAAGGTTCTAGATGGAAAGGGATTAGAAGCTGTGAAAAAAGGAAATGTATTTGAAATCAATGGAGATATCATTTTCAGACTATCTCCTAGAGTTTTAGAGGGAGCCAGAACCTTATACGAAATCTTTAAAAAATGGTCAGAAAAAGAAGAGTGA
- a CDS encoding biopolymer transporter ExbD, which produces MVRKRRVKEEETFLDLTPLIDIIFQLIIFFVLTTAFAPFAIRVDLPKAQSSPLKEERSIMINITKDERIFWKNEEINMEELLRRVEINNKNIVYLIKGDKGVKYGKVVELLDKLKKKGIEKVGLVVEPES; this is translated from the coding sequence ATGGTCAGAAAAAGAAGAGTGAAAGAGGAAGAAACTTTTTTAGATCTTACACCACTGATAGATATAATATTTCAACTTATAATATTCTTTGTGCTTACAACAGCCTTTGCTCCCTTCGCTATAAGAGTTGACCTTCCAAAAGCACAATCCTCTCCACTCAAAGAAGAAAGGTCAATAATGATAAATATAACGAAAGACGAAAGGATTTTCTGGAAAAACGAGGAAATCAATATGGAGGAGCTTTTAAGGAGAGTAGAAATTAACAATAAAAATATTGTCTATCTCATAAAAGGAGATAAAGGCGTAAAATATGGTAAGGTAGTAGAGTTATTAGACAAGCTTAAGAAAAAAGGCATAGAAAAGGTGGGATTAGTTGTTGAACCAGAAAGCTAG
- a CDS encoding energy transducer TonB, whose translation MNQKARFSIFFLSSLIFHLLILQCLTFPRIPLEKKVLQVTLVENTTKHLIKGEEFLKGGTTKHWKTDKSFNILSDVKLSIRNISTNKAFLNLKVTVKSQNAKYQKPFKKEANKIASQEETKENVKQSLERREIATTQERELKSEKESEEMLFIPPKPINSRKPAYPLLARKMKYEGIVVLDIEVLPDGSVGEVKIVESSGYELLDKAASEEVKNWQFIPAYRNGKPVKSIVRQKVIFKLK comes from the coding sequence TTGAACCAGAAAGCTAGATTTTCTATATTTTTTCTTTCATCTCTTATATTTCACTTACTTATACTTCAATGTCTCACTTTTCCACGCATTCCTTTAGAAAAAAAAGTATTACAGGTAACCCTCGTCGAGAACACTACAAAACACCTTATAAAGGGAGAAGAGTTTTTAAAAGGCGGTACCACAAAGCATTGGAAAACAGATAAAAGTTTTAATATTCTTTCAGATGTCAAGTTAAGCATTAGAAATATATCTACGAATAAAGCCTTTCTAAACTTAAAAGTTACAGTTAAATCTCAAAACGCTAAATACCAAAAACCTTTCAAAAAAGAGGCAAACAAGATAGCTTCACAAGAAGAAACAAAGGAAAATGTAAAGCAAAGTCTAGAAAGAAGAGAAATTGCTACCACTCAGGAAAGGGAACTGAAATCTGAAAAAGAATCTGAAGAAATGCTATTCATTCCTCCAAAACCTATAAATTCAAGAAAACCAGCTTATCCCTTACTCGCAAGGAAAATGAAATACGAAGGAATAGTAGTTTTAGATATAGAAGTTTTACCTGACGGAAGCGTAGGAGAAGTTAAAATAGTGGAATCTTCAGGGTATGAACTACTTGACAAGGCTGCCTCTGAAGAGGTTAAAAATTGGCAATTTATTCCAGCTTATAGAAATGGTAAACCCGTAAAGAGCATAGTAAGGCAGAAAGTAATTTTCAAACTCAAATGA
- a CDS encoding iron ABC transporter permease: protein MRIRKFSIFLFLLFTLFFSLYKGPVKLTLEEILNGSPIFWQVRLPRTVHALIVGASLAISGSVLQAVFRNPLAEPYFLGISSGAAVGAAISTLLKTNWSLELTSFIGAILSFLLVYKVSVYNGFLSTERLLLSGIGVSAFLSALIGFLLYFKGNDFHGLLFWLWGNLGISSWNNIIRITPVLVISSIFILRYSQELNLILWGDEHASQMGVDSIKIKKELVILSSLLAAVSVSSSGIIGFVGLVIPHMVRLVISPDHRKLLPFSALLGGSFLLFTDTMARILIPPIEIPVGIITALLGSPFFIYLLIRGKNNASS from the coding sequence ATGAGGATTAGAAAATTTTCTATCTTTCTTTTTTTACTTTTCACATTATTCTTTTCCTTATATAAAGGCCCTGTAAAGCTTACCTTAGAGGAGATTCTTAACGGATCACCGATATTTTGGCAAGTTAGGCTTCCTCGAACAGTTCACGCTCTTATAGTAGGAGCTTCATTAGCTATATCCGGCTCCGTTTTACAGGCTGTTTTTAGAAATCCATTAGCTGAACCGTACTTTCTTGGTATATCCTCTGGAGCTGCAGTTGGAGCTGCTATAAGCACTCTTTTAAAAACTAACTGGAGCCTTGAATTAACCTCCTTTATAGGAGCTATTCTTTCATTTCTTTTAGTTTACAAGGTTTCTGTTTATAATGGATTTTTGTCCACAGAGAGACTTCTTCTTTCAGGAATTGGTGTAAGCGCTTTTCTCTCCGCCTTAATAGGTTTTTTGCTTTACTTTAAAGGAAATGACTTTCACGGATTATTGTTTTGGCTTTGGGGAAACCTTGGAATCTCCTCATGGAACAACATAATTAGAATCACACCAGTTTTAGTAATATCATCAATATTTATTCTGAGATATTCTCAAGAACTTAATTTAATATTGTGGGGAGATGAACACGCTTCTCAAATGGGAGTGGACTCTATAAAAATTAAGAAGGAACTTGTGATACTTTCTTCCCTTCTAGCAGCTGTTTCTGTATCTTCAAGCGGGATAATAGGCTTTGTAGGGTTAGTAATACCTCATATGGTAAGACTTGTCATCTCTCCCGATCATAGAAAGCTCCTTCCCTTTTCAGCGCTACTAGGAGGGAGCTTTTTGTTATTCACGGACACAATGGCAAGGATATTAATCCCTCCCATTGAAATACCTGTAGGTATAATTACAGCATTGCTGGGTTCACCATTTTTCATATATCTTCTTATAAGAGGAAAGAACAATGCTTCAAGTTAA
- a CDS encoding ABC transporter ATP-binding protein encodes MLQVKDLYAGYNNKAIIKNINFSLKEGDILVLLGPNGSGKSTVIKTMSGILKPFKGNIMFNDTDLISLKPRDRAKIIATLPQSLSFDFPFSVEEVVAMGRYPHHGKGKEIVEWAIERLDLQNLRKRKITSLSGGEFKRVVIAKTLAQSSKILLLDEPMNNLDLKHQFLLYDILVELSNNGSIIICALHDINITFALASSVMLLKDGVPLAFGLPKSVLTPELLEEVFQIKFSICDRCGSFLSSHQPQDCHYTNANNY; translated from the coding sequence ATGCTTCAAGTTAAAGATCTATATGCCGGCTATAATAATAAGGCTATAATAAAAAACATAAACTTTAGCCTAAAAGAGGGGGATATTTTAGTCCTACTGGGGCCTAATGGTTCCGGAAAAAGCACGGTTATAAAGACCATGTCCGGTATTCTTAAACCCTTCAAAGGAAATATCATGTTTAACGATACCGACCTTATATCTCTTAAACCCCGCGATAGGGCAAAGATAATTGCTACTTTGCCACAATCGCTAAGTTTTGATTTTCCTTTTTCAGTTGAGGAGGTAGTTGCTATGGGACGCTATCCCCATCATGGAAAAGGAAAAGAAATAGTAGAATGGGCTATAGAAAGGCTTGACCTTCAAAATCTAAGAAAAAGAAAAATAACATCTTTAAGTGGGGGAGAGTTTAAAAGAGTTGTTATAGCAAAAACCCTAGCCCAATCCTCTAAAATACTCCTTCTTGATGAACCTATGAATAATTTAGATTTAAAACATCAATTTCTTTTATACGACATACTGGTAGAACTGTCAAACAATGGATCTATTATTATCTGCGCACTTCATGATATAAATATAACCTTCGCTTTAGCATCCTCAGTGATGCTTCTAAAAGATGGTGTTCCTTTAGCTTTCGGTCTACCTAAAAGTGTGCTGACTCCTGAACTTTTAGAAGAGGTTTTTCAGATCAAGTTTTCAATTTGTGATAGATGTGGAAGCTTCCTTTCTTCTCATCAACCACAAGATTGTCATTACACCAATGCTAATAATTATTAA
- a CDS encoding TRAP transporter fused permease subunit — translation MDKLEDKITVVIERTRKYSSRVDFIVKLAAILIGVYEVLFIFRFHFYLYDLLAKLGIEVSVLQQGFQDKQGMAFVLGMLLLIAFLVYPPLLKEDYMTKVHWFDYILVLLSLSSMFYMFARYPSFTVYYEVSGWDIPFGLIAIALVLEATRRSLGWILPAIVLVFLVIGIEDTNYNWSRFVQYLYLDQGIFGTPFFVMTIYVFAFIFFGAFLLKIGVSDYMTQLMITIFGTKPGGPAKSAVVSSALMGTVSGSSVANVLTTGTFTIPLMKKAGYPPEIAGAVEPVASTGGQLMPPIMGAAAFIMAQFLGIPYNKIIIAAIIPAIVYYAGVYIFIDLETKRLGLKGVSKESLMPLSYFTRKAYILLPIVVITVALVWGIAPHIAAISCLGIAIWVAWISKDEISGSEKIYSIILLFTTLLMFTEDKIAKPVSFVLFVFLLFLVIAGLTYKRSISFNEKFFMSFLFIGFLALVKYMGIRKESVLFMSGVFGIVFSLLIGWFSKSDQGKAMFKATFESMIDAGRTSTSIMLAAASAGLIQGVLTMTGLVTSLGYKLVDLTGGVLILILIMSMVFSLILGMGVPTTANYVITSLVAAPAVYKAVAETGGIYMERVLGYGTPVALLAAHFFVFYFGILADLTPPVALASYAGSALAGGDFWQTSKNSVRYALAGFIGPYIYFLNPEMFLITIKTWNVMVILKILFLLSVTILMMYMLGVAVTGYFKGKINLLLRVVIGVLALVTSTLNPVLIIISIGVMTILWLMRRKEASTSITN, via the coding sequence ATGGATAAATTAGAAGATAAGATTACAGTTGTTATAGAAAGGACAAGAAAGTACTCTTCTCGAGTTGATTTTATAGTAAAATTAGCTGCCATTCTGATAGGAGTGTATGAGGTGCTTTTTATCTTTAGGTTTCATTTTTATCTTTATGATCTTCTCGCAAAATTGGGAATAGAGGTAAGTGTTCTTCAGCAAGGTTTTCAGGATAAGCAAGGAATGGCTTTTGTGCTTGGAATGTTGCTTTTGATAGCTTTCTTAGTTTACCCTCCTTTATTAAAGGAGGATTACATGACGAAAGTTCATTGGTTTGATTATATCTTAGTTCTTTTAAGTCTTTCAAGCATGTTTTATATGTTTGCAAGATATCCTTCCTTTACAGTCTACTATGAGGTTTCTGGATGGGACATTCCTTTTGGTCTTATAGCTATAGCTTTGGTCTTAGAGGCTACAAGAAGAAGCTTGGGATGGATACTTCCTGCTATAGTTCTCGTTTTCCTTGTTATAGGAATAGAAGATACCAATTATAACTGGTCAAGATTCGTTCAGTATCTTTACCTTGATCAAGGTATCTTTGGTACCCCCTTTTTCGTTATGACTATTTATGTTTTTGCTTTTATATTCTTTGGAGCCTTTTTACTAAAGATAGGTGTAAGCGATTATATGACTCAGTTGATGATAACCATATTTGGGACTAAACCTGGTGGGCCTGCTAAGTCTGCAGTAGTGTCAAGTGCTCTTATGGGAACTGTAAGTGGTAGTTCCGTGGCAAATGTGTTAACTACTGGGACTTTTACTATACCTTTAATGAAAAAAGCAGGTTATCCTCCAGAAATAGCTGGTGCTGTGGAACCTGTAGCTTCAACAGGAGGACAACTTATGCCTCCTATAATGGGGGCTGCTGCTTTTATAATGGCTCAGTTTTTAGGTATTCCTTATAATAAGATTATTATTGCTGCGATTATACCGGCTATTGTGTACTATGCAGGAGTATATATATTTATAGACCTCGAAACGAAAAGATTGGGGCTAAAAGGTGTATCAAAGGAAAGTCTGATGCCTTTATCTTACTTTACGAGAAAAGCTTATATTTTACTTCCAATAGTTGTAATAACAGTTGCTCTTGTGTGGGGAATAGCTCCTCATATAGCTGCTATATCTTGTTTAGGTATAGCTATATGGGTAGCGTGGATATCTAAGGATGAGATCTCAGGAAGCGAAAAGATATATTCTATTATCTTGCTTTTTACAACTCTCCTTATGTTTACTGAGGATAAAATTGCTAAGCCTGTCTCTTTTGTTCTTTTTGTTTTCTTGCTTTTTCTTGTCATTGCAGGACTAACTTATAAGAGAAGCATAAGTTTTAACGAAAAGTTTTTCATGAGCTTTCTTTTTATCGGTTTCCTAGCTTTAGTAAAGTATATGGGTATCAGAAAAGAATCTGTTTTGTTTATGAGTGGGGTATTTGGTATTGTATTTTCGCTATTGATTGGATGGTTTTCTAAAAGCGATCAGGGTAAAGCTATGTTTAAGGCGACTTTTGAGTCTATGATAGATGCTGGAAGGACGAGTACATCTATAATGCTTGCGGCTGCGAGTGCTGGTTTAATCCAAGGAGTTCTTACTATGACTGGACTTGTAACAAGTCTTGGTTATAAGCTTGTGGATCTTACAGGTGGCGTTTTAATATTGATACTTATAATGAGTATGGTTTTTAGTTTGATACTTGGCATGGGTGTTCCTACAACTGCAAATTATGTTATAACTTCTCTTGTTGCTGCTCCTGCGGTATATAAGGCTGTGGCAGAAACAGGAGGAATATATATGGAAAGAGTGCTTGGCTATGGTACACCTGTGGCTTTGCTTGCCGCTCACTTTTTTGTATTTTACTTTGGTATTTTGGCCGATCTTACTCCTCCAGTTGCTTTGGCTTCTTATGCTGGTTCCGCTCTTGCTGGAGGAGATTTCTGGCAAACCTCGAAAAACTCAGTAAGGTATGCTCTAGCTGGTTTTATAGGGCCGTATATTTATTTTCTAAACCCTGAGATGTTCTTAATAACTATAAAAACTTGGAATGTAATGGTAATCCTTAAAATACTTTTCCTCCTTTCGGTAACCATCTTAATGATGTATATGCTTGGAGTAGCAGTAACTGGGTATTTTAAAGGTAAAATCAATTTATTACTTAGGGTAGTTATAGGGGTTCTTGCCTTGGTTACTTCAACGCTTAATCCAGTTTTAATAATTATTAGCATTGGTGTAATGACAATCTTGTGGTTGATGAGAAGAAAGGAAGCTTCCACATCTATCACAAATTGA
- a CDS encoding DUF1850 domain-containing protein gives MRRKVLRFQQNLSAKLFLSLILITSLLFLPIKLLEIRTEEGTYICSLFFNSEVIITLSYIHSVSLTEVIDKFKVTGDGIWAIESRWQQFDAGQPIDFNRIENGFFVKEMRLFLGNEWIYWFIPLNRPSIRLDGKYLVQEMRKEGKVKFKLRKEPLVFIIFSWEGVKWIN, from the coding sequence TTGAGGAGAAAGGTCTTAAGGTTCCAGCAGAACTTAAGCGCTAAGCTTTTCTTAAGCTTAATTTTGATAACTTCTTTACTGTTTTTACCTATAAAGTTATTAGAGATAAGGACAGAAGAGGGAACATATATATGTTCCCTCTTCTTTAATTCGGAGGTTATAATAACCCTGTCTTATATTCATAGTGTATCGTTAACAGAGGTTATAGATAAGTTTAAGGTAACCGGGGATGGCATATGGGCTATAGAATCAAGATGGCAGCAGTTTGATGCAGGTCAACCTATTGATTTCAATAGAATAGAAAATGGGTTTTTTGTCAAAGAGATGAGGCTTTTCTTAGGGAATGAATGGATCTATTGGTTTATTCCTTTAAACAGGCCTAGTATAAGGTTAGACGGGAAATACTTGGTTCAAGAAATGAGGAAAGAGGGTAAGGTCAAGTTTAAGTTAAGGAAAGAACCTTTAGTTTTCATTATATTTAGTTGGGAGGGAGTGAAATGGATAAATTAG
- a CDS encoding TAXI family TRAP transporter solute-binding subunit yields the protein MCKKGIGILAILALICVALSPISNSIAAEKFEVTIYTGSGPGSVYFAIGSMLAKVINQKSQVLAAKGVTSGASVANVRAIAKGEAQVGIAQNDVTYYAIKGMAQFEGNPVKNLRAVATLYPEPLQLVVRADSGLKKLEDLVGKRVVVGAAGSGVAQTAERVLKAAGLWDKVNKIYQTFEEAAQSLVLGQVDAEFTVIGYPAPAIEMIAVSVPVKLIPIPDDIVKKLHEQGYPFYVRATIPKGTYKGMDENVQTIAVKATLVVDEKLPVDVVYELTRILYTSIDDLATAHQLAKQIKMSEAFEGLTVPLHPGAVKFFEEKGLKVPAELKR from the coding sequence ATGTGTAAAAAAGGTATAGGAATTCTTGCAATTTTAGCTTTGATATGTGTAGCTTTATCGCCAATATCTAATTCTATCGCTGCTGAAAAGTTTGAAGTAACTATTTACACGGGTTCCGGTCCCGGAAGCGTCTATTTTGCTATCGGTTCTATGTTGGCGAAGGTTATTAATCAAAAGAGTCAAGTTTTGGCTGCCAAGGGAGTTACAAGTGGGGCGAGTGTGGCAAATGTAAGAGCTATTGCAAAGGGAGAAGCTCAGGTGGGTATAGCTCAAAACGATGTTACCTATTATGCGATTAAGGGTATGGCACAGTTTGAAGGTAACCCTGTTAAGAATTTAAGGGCAGTTGCTACGCTTTATCCTGAGCCGTTACAGTTAGTTGTAAGAGCGGATAGTGGCCTGAAGAAGCTGGAGGATCTTGTTGGTAAGAGAGTTGTTGTTGGGGCGGCGGGAAGCGGAGTTGCTCAAACAGCTGAGAGAGTTCTTAAGGCAGCGGGTTTATGGGATAAGGTAAATAAGATATATCAGACTTTTGAGGAAGCAGCTCAAAGCTTAGTTTTAGGTCAAGTTGATGCGGAATTTACGGTAATAGGTTATCCTGCACCTGCAATTGAGATGATAGCTGTTAGTGTTCCTGTTAAGCTTATACCTATTCCTGATGATATAGTTAAGAAGCTTCACGAGCAAGGATATCCTTTCTATGTGAGAGCAACTATTCCTAAAGGAACTTATAAGGGAATGGATGAAAATGTTCAAACGATAGCTGTTAAAGCTACATTAGTTGTAGATGAAAAACTCCCTGTTGATGTTGTCTATGAGTTAACCAGGATACTTTATACAAGTATTGATGACCTCGCAACAGCTCATCAGCTTGCTAAGCAGATAAAGATGAGTGAAGCGTTCGAGGGTTTGACAGTGCCTCTTCATCCAGGGGCTGTAAAATTCTTTGAGGAGAAAGGTCTTAAGGTTCCAGCAGAACTTAAGCGCTAA